A section of the Hevea brasiliensis isolate MT/VB/25A 57/8 chromosome 17, ASM3005281v1, whole genome shotgun sequence genome encodes:
- the LOC131168807 gene encoding transcription factor bHLH36-like isoform X2, protein MFPFQQNNEFSSQISSNPHQDIAEDNPILGGTSNLSNFMVDGQPPLILANSNTNNEVNYTCDEKKIIRKEIERQRRQQMSTLHGSLRSLLPLESLKGKRSMSDHLNAAAKYIKNLQNNVQELSVKRDMLKNLSDSSTSLDDQGTEISSQNNFMNTIVTVRSHVGGVEIGVSCGSGENSFPLSRVLEAVVEEGFDVVSCISTKRDGRLYSTIQCQGIDGGKRII, encoded by the exons ATGTTTCCCTTCCAACAAAATAATGAATTTTCGTCCCAAATCTCCTCGAATCCCCACCAAGATATTGCTGAAGACAATCCGATCTTGGGTGGAACTTCCAACCTTTCCAACTTTATGGTGGATGGCCAGCCTCCTTTAATATTAGCAAATTCAAACACTAATAATGAAGTTAATTATACTTGCGATGAGAAGAAGATCATTCGCAAGGAGATCGAACGGCAAAGAAGGCAACAAATGTCTACTCTTCATGGATCGCTTCGATCCCTCCTTCCTCTTGAATCACTCAAG GGAAAACGTTCAATGTCTGATCACTTAAATGCGGCTGCGAAATATATAAAAAACCTTCAGAATAACGTCCAAGAACTGAGTGTTAAGAGAGATATGCTCAAGAATTTGTCCGATTCTTCTACTTCTCTTGATGACCAAGGGACGGAAATTAGTTCACAAAATAATTTCATGAACACTATTGTTACTGTCCGCTCTCATGTGGGTGGAGTAGAGATTGGCGTAAGTTGTGGATCCGGAGAGAACAGTTTTCCTCTATCAAGAGTGCTAGAAGCTGTTGTAGAAGAGGGATTTGACGTTGTTAGCTGCATTTCCACCAAAAGAGATGGAAGGTTATATAGTACAATTCAGTGCCAG GGGATCGATGGGGGGAAAAGGATCATTTGA
- the LOC131168807 gene encoding transcription factor bHLH120-like isoform X3 has product MKLIILAMRRRSFARRSNGKEGNKCLLFMDRFDPSFLLNHSRFSLMGLQGKRSMSDHLNAAAKYIKNLQNNVQELSVKRDMLKNLSDSSTSLDDQGTEISSQNNFMNTIVTVRSHVGGVEIGVSCGSGENSFPLSRVLEAVVEEGFDVVSCISTKRDGRLYSTIQCQASHLTCIDVAELQQKLNDGIDGGKRII; this is encoded by the exons ATGAAGTTAATTATACTTGCGATGAGAAGAAGATCATTCGCAAGGAGATCGAACGGCAAAGAAGGCAACAAATGTCTACTCTTCATGGATCGCTTCGATCCCTCCTTCCTCTTGAATCACTCAAG GTTTTCGTTGATGGGGTTGCAGGGAAAACGTTCAATGTCTGATCACTTAAATGCGGCTGCGAAATATATAAAAAACCTTCAGAATAACGTCCAAGAACTGAGTGTTAAGAGAGATATGCTCAAGAATTTGTCCGATTCTTCTACTTCTCTTGATGACCAAGGGACGGAAATTAGTTCACAAAATAATTTCATGAACACTATTGTTACTGTCCGCTCTCATGTGGGTGGAGTAGAGATTGGCGTAAGTTGTGGATCCGGAGAGAACAGTTTTCCTCTATCAAGAGTGCTAGAAGCTGTTGTAGAAGAGGGATTTGACGTTGTTAGCTGCATTTCCACCAAAAGAGATGGAAGGTTATATAGTACAATTCAGTGCCAG GCTAGCCATCTAACCTGCATTGATGTAGCTGAGCTGCAACAGAAACTGAATGAT GGGATCGATGGGGGGAAAAGGATCATTTGA
- the LOC131168807 gene encoding transcription factor bHLH120-like isoform X1, giving the protein MFPFQQNNEFSSQISSNPHQDIAEDNPILGGTSNLSNFMVDGQPPLILANSNTNNEVNYTCDEKKIIRKEIERQRRQQMSTLHGSLRSLLPLESLKGKRSMSDHLNAAAKYIKNLQNNVQELSVKRDMLKNLSDSSTSLDDQGTEISSQNNFMNTIVTVRSHVGGVEIGVSCGSGENSFPLSRVLEAVVEEGFDVVSCISTKRDGRLYSTIQCQASHLTCIDVAELQQKLNDVILS; this is encoded by the exons ATGTTTCCCTTCCAACAAAATAATGAATTTTCGTCCCAAATCTCCTCGAATCCCCACCAAGATATTGCTGAAGACAATCCGATCTTGGGTGGAACTTCCAACCTTTCCAACTTTATGGTGGATGGCCAGCCTCCTTTAATATTAGCAAATTCAAACACTAATAATGAAGTTAATTATACTTGCGATGAGAAGAAGATCATTCGCAAGGAGATCGAACGGCAAAGAAGGCAACAAATGTCTACTCTTCATGGATCGCTTCGATCCCTCCTTCCTCTTGAATCACTCAAG GGAAAACGTTCAATGTCTGATCACTTAAATGCGGCTGCGAAATATATAAAAAACCTTCAGAATAACGTCCAAGAACTGAGTGTTAAGAGAGATATGCTCAAGAATTTGTCCGATTCTTCTACTTCTCTTGATGACCAAGGGACGGAAATTAGTTCACAAAATAATTTCATGAACACTATTGTTACTGTCCGCTCTCATGTGGGTGGAGTAGAGATTGGCGTAAGTTGTGGATCCGGAGAGAACAGTTTTCCTCTATCAAGAGTGCTAGAAGCTGTTGTAGAAGAGGGATTTGACGTTGTTAGCTGCATTTCCACCAAAAGAGATGGAAGGTTATATAGTACAATTCAGTGCCAG GCTAGCCATCTAACCTGCATTGATGTAGCTGAGCTGCAACAGAAACTGAATGATGTAATCTTGTCATAG